In a single window of the Streptomyces sp. HUAS ZL42 genome:
- a CDS encoding RNA-binding protein: MLEEALEHLVKGIVDNPDDVQVASRNLRRGRVLEVRVHPDDLGKVIGRNGRTARALRTVVGAIGGRGVRVDLVDVDHVR; encoded by the coding sequence ATGCTCGAGGAGGCTCTCGAGCACCTCGTGAAGGGCATCGTCGACAACCCTGACGATGTGCAGGTCGCCTCGCGCAACCTGCGCCGCGGGCGTGTGCTCGAGGTCCGGGTCCACCCGGACGACCTCGGCAAGGTGATCGGCCGCAACGGCCGCACCGCACGCGCCCTGCGCACCGTCGTGGGCGCCATCGGCGGCCGCGGAGTCCGCGTCGACCTCGTCGACGTGGACCACGTCCGCTGA
- the trmD gene encoding tRNA (guanosine(37)-N1)-methyltransferase TrmD, with the protein MRLDVVTIFPEYLEPLNVSLVGKARARGQLNVHVHDLRTWTYDRHNTVDDTPYGGGPGMVMKTDPWGDALDSVLADGYETGSHAPALVVPTPSGRPFTQELAVELSERPWLIFTPARYEGIDRRVVDEYATRIPVYEVSIGDYVLAGGEAAVLVVTEAVARLLPGVLGNAESHRDDSFAPGAMANLLEGPVYTKPPQWRGRGIPDVLLSGHHGKIARWRRDEALKRTTANRPDLIERCDPKVFDKKDREMLSILGWAPDPEGEPYGRFWRRPEGVEE; encoded by the coding sequence ATGAGACTGGACGTCGTCACGATCTTTCCCGAGTACCTGGAGCCCCTGAACGTCTCCCTCGTCGGCAAGGCACGCGCGCGTGGACAGCTGAACGTGCACGTGCATGATCTGCGGACCTGGACGTACGACCGGCACAACACGGTCGACGACACGCCGTACGGCGGCGGCCCCGGCATGGTCATGAAGACCGACCCCTGGGGAGACGCGCTGGACTCCGTCCTGGCGGACGGCTACGAGACGGGCTCCCACGCACCCGCCCTCGTCGTCCCCACCCCCAGCGGCCGGCCCTTCACCCAGGAACTCGCCGTCGAACTCTCCGAGCGCCCCTGGCTGATCTTCACGCCGGCCCGCTACGAGGGCATCGACCGCCGGGTCGTCGACGAGTACGCGACCCGGATACCCGTCTACGAGGTGTCCATCGGCGACTACGTCCTCGCCGGCGGTGAGGCGGCCGTACTGGTGGTCACGGAGGCCGTGGCGCGGCTGCTGCCCGGTGTTCTCGGCAACGCCGAGTCCCACCGGGACGACTCCTTCGCACCCGGCGCCATGGCCAACCTGCTGGAAGGGCCCGTCTACACCAAGCCTCCCCAGTGGCGCGGCCGCGGCATCCCGGACGTGCTGCTCAGCGGCCATCACGGCAAGATCGCCCGCTGGCGCCGGGACGAGGCCCTGAAGCGGACGACGGCCAACCGGCCCGATCTCATCGAGCGCTGCGACCCCAAGGTCTTCGACAAGAAGGACCGCGAGATGCTCTCCATCCTGGGCTGGGCGCCCGACCCCGAGGGAGAGCCGTACGGCCGATTTTGGCGCAGGCCAGAGGGCGTGGAAGAATAG
- the lepB gene encoding signal peptidase I has translation MGDVAVGARSGHDGEEHRGGPAESAVPAADSAVTSGSDSGAAEDGAADEQNQAGDQGSGGSARKPKKPRSFWKELPILIGIALVLALLIKTFLVQAFSIPSDSMQNTLQQGDRVLVDKLTPWFGSEPERGEVVVFHDPADWLAGEPTANPNALQTFLSWIGLMPSAEEKDLIKRVIGVGGDTIECKNTGPLKVNGKALNEPYVYPGNTPCSVDDQGGQFKVTVPKGYIWVMGDHRQNSRDSRYNQSDKNHGMVPVDQVVGRAIVKAWPINRWGTLPVPDTFDQDGLNTQSSASAALTVAPEGLALAGVVPVALWRRRRIAPAETR, from the coding sequence GTGGGGGATGTGGCGGTTGGCGCACGGTCCGGACACGACGGCGAGGAGCACCGCGGCGGCCCCGCGGAATCCGCTGTCCCGGCCGCGGACAGCGCCGTGACCTCCGGGAGTGACTCCGGAGCGGCAGAGGACGGTGCGGCGGACGAGCAGAACCAGGCCGGGGACCAGGGTTCCGGAGGTTCGGCGCGCAAGCCGAAGAAACCGCGCTCCTTCTGGAAGGAGCTGCCGATCCTGATCGGTATCGCCCTCGTTCTCGCGTTGCTCATCAAGACGTTCCTGGTGCAGGCGTTCTCGATCCCCTCCGACTCGATGCAGAACACCCTCCAGCAGGGTGACCGGGTCCTCGTCGACAAGCTGACCCCGTGGTTCGGCTCCGAGCCCGAGCGCGGTGAGGTCGTCGTGTTCCACGACCCGGCCGACTGGCTGGCCGGCGAGCCGACGGCGAACCCGAACGCCCTGCAGACGTTCCTCAGCTGGATCGGCCTCATGCCGTCCGCGGAGGAGAAGGACCTGATCAAGCGCGTCATCGGTGTCGGCGGCGACACCATCGAGTGCAAGAACACCGGCCCTCTGAAGGTCAACGGCAAGGCGCTCAACGAGCCGTACGTGTACCCGGGCAACACCCCGTGCAGCGTCGACGACCAGGGCGGCCAGTTCAAGGTCACCGTCCCCAAGGGATACATCTGGGTGATGGGCGACCACCGCCAGAACTCGCGCGACTCCCGCTACAACCAGTCGGACAAGAACCACGGCATGGTGCCCGTCGACCAGGTCGTCGGACGCGCCATCGTCAAGGCCTGGCCGATCAACCGCTGGGGCACCCTGCCGGTCCCGGACACCTTCGACCAGGACGGCCTGAACACCCAGTCGTCGGCGTCCGCCGCCCTCACGGTCGCCCCGGAGGGCCTCGCCCTCGCCGGTGTGGTTCCGGTGGCCCTGTGGCGTCGTCGCCGGATCGCGCCGGCCGAGACCCGCTGA
- a CDS encoding NUDIX hydrolase encodes MPAETPGASQVSYDGRDGGLREVARVVLLDPEDRILLLHGHEPDDPADAWWFTPGGGVEGDETREEAALRELAEETGITEVELGPVLWQRVCSFPFAGRRWDQDEWYYLARTTRTATRAAALTELERRSVAGARWWTCQELARAHETVYPTRLAELLRRLLDEGPPARPEILDTEIV; translated from the coding sequence GTGCCCGCTGAGACGCCGGGCGCAAGCCAGGTCTCGTACGACGGCCGCGACGGCGGACTGCGCGAGGTCGCCCGGGTGGTGCTGCTCGACCCCGAGGACCGCATCCTCCTCCTGCACGGCCACGAGCCGGACGATCCGGCCGACGCCTGGTGGTTCACGCCGGGAGGCGGTGTCGAGGGCGACGAGACGCGCGAGGAGGCCGCGCTGCGGGAACTCGCGGAGGAGACCGGCATCACCGAGGTCGAGCTCGGGCCGGTGCTGTGGCAGCGGGTGTGCTCCTTCCCGTTCGCGGGCCGCCGCTGGGACCAGGACGAGTGGTACTACCTGGCCCGTACGACCCGCACGGCGACCCGGGCCGCGGCCCTCACCGAGCTGGAGCGGCGCAGTGTCGCCGGAGCGCGCTGGTGGACGTGTCAGGAACTGGCCCGGGCACATGAGACGGTGTATCCGACGAGACTCGCCGAGCTGCTGCGCAGGCTGCTCGACGAAGGTCCCCCGGCCAGGCCCGAGATCCTTGACACGGAAATCGTCTAG
- the rplS gene encoding 50S ribosomal protein L19 encodes MSHLLDSVDAASLRSDVPAFRPGDTVNVHVRVIEGNRSRVQQFKGVVIRRQGSGVRETFTVRKVSFSVGVERTFPVHTPIVEKIELVTKGDVRRAKLYYLRDLRGKAAKIKEKREN; translated from the coding sequence ATGTCGCACCTGCTCGACTCCGTCGACGCCGCGTCGCTGCGCAGCGACGTCCCGGCCTTCCGCCCGGGTGACACCGTCAACGTCCACGTCCGCGTCATCGAGGGCAACCGCTCCCGTGTGCAGCAGTTCAAGGGCGTGGTGATCCGTCGCCAGGGTTCCGGCGTGCGCGAGACCTTCACGGTCCGCAAGGTCTCCTTCTCCGTCGGCGTCGAGCGCACCTTCCCGGTGCACACCCCGATCGTGGAGAAGATCGAGCTCGTCACCAAGGGTGACGTCCGCCGCGCCAAGCTGTACTACCTGCGCGACCTGCGCGGCAAGGCGGCGAAGATCAAGGAGAAGCGCGAGAACTGA
- the rimM gene encoding ribosome maturation factor RimM (Essential for efficient processing of 16S rRNA) yields the protein MQLVVARIGRAHGIKGEVTVEVRTDEPELRLAPGAVLLTDPASTGPLTIETGRVHSGRLLLRFEGVTDRNAAEALRNTLLIAEVDPEELPEDEDEYYDHQLIDLDVVTKDGVAVGRITEISHLPSQDLFIVERPDGSEVMIPFVEAIVTEIDLEEQKAVITPPPGLIDDAAEIASAREDSP from the coding sequence GTGCAGCTCGTAGTCGCCCGGATCGGCCGCGCCCATGGCATCAAGGGCGAGGTCACCGTCGAGGTCCGTACCGACGAGCCGGAACTGAGGCTCGCACCCGGCGCCGTACTGCTGACGGACCCCGCCTCGACGGGCCCGCTCACCATCGAGACCGGCCGTGTCCACAGCGGCCGGCTCCTCCTGCGCTTCGAGGGCGTGACGGACCGCAACGCCGCCGAGGCCTTGCGCAACACCCTGCTGATCGCCGAGGTGGACCCCGAGGAGCTCCCCGAGGACGAGGACGAGTACTACGACCACCAGCTCATCGACCTGGACGTGGTGACGAAGGACGGCGTGGCGGTCGGCCGCATCACCGAGATCTCCCACCTGCCCTCCCAGGACCTCTTCATCGTCGAGCGGCCCGACGGGAGCGAGGTGATGATCCCCTTCGTGGAGGCGATCGTCACCGAGATCGACCTCGAGGAACAGAAGGCCGTCATCACGCCGCCGCCGGGGCTGATCGACGACGCGGCCGAGATCGCGTCCGCCAGGGAAGACAGCCCATGA
- a CDS encoding YifB family Mg chelatase-like AAA ATPase yields the protein MGFARTCSVALVGVEGVVVEVQADLEPGVAAFTLVGLPDKSLTESRDRVRAAVVNSGAEWPQKKLTVGLSPASVPKAGSGFDLAVACAVLGAAERIDPRVLADIVMIGELGLDGRVRPVRGILPAVLAAADAGYEQVVVPECAAAEASLVPGVSVLGVRSLRQLIAVLTDEPVPEEEPDQQGRPDPLLAGLRVPGTGAATGMHSVGAAQHDQGHDLADVVGQISARTAVEVAAAGGHHLFLEGPPGAGKTMLAERLPAVLPRLGRQESLEVTAVHSVAGLLPPGKPLIDVAPYCAPHHSATMQALVGGGPGVARPGAVSLAHRGVLFLDETPEFNSQALDALRQPLESGHVVIARSAGVVRFPARFLMVLAANPCPCGRFSQRDSLCECPPSAIRRYQARLSGPLLDRVDLRVEVDPVSRAELARRGAAGESTTTVAGRVLAARERAAARLAGTPWRTNSEVPGRELRSRWHAASGAMDEAERNLERGVLTARGLDRVLRVAWTVADLVGHDRPDATDVALALQLRTGVPRGVPMAIGALT from the coding sequence ATGGGATTCGCCCGTACGTGCTCGGTCGCGCTGGTGGGCGTGGAAGGCGTGGTCGTCGAGGTCCAGGCCGACCTCGAACCGGGAGTCGCCGCGTTCACACTGGTGGGGCTGCCCGACAAGAGCCTGACCGAGAGCAGGGACCGGGTCAGGGCCGCGGTGGTGAACTCGGGTGCCGAGTGGCCGCAGAAGAAGCTCACGGTCGGGCTCAGTCCGGCGTCCGTGCCGAAGGCCGGCAGTGGGTTCGATCTCGCCGTCGCCTGCGCCGTGCTCGGTGCCGCCGAGCGGATCGATCCGAGGGTGCTCGCCGACATCGTCATGATCGGAGAGCTGGGGCTGGACGGACGGGTGCGGCCCGTACGCGGCATCCTTCCGGCGGTGCTGGCGGCGGCGGACGCCGGGTACGAGCAGGTGGTCGTGCCGGAGTGCGCCGCCGCCGAGGCCTCGCTGGTGCCGGGCGTGTCCGTTCTTGGTGTCCGCAGCCTGCGGCAGCTGATCGCCGTCCTGACGGACGAACCCGTGCCCGAGGAGGAACCCGACCAGCAGGGGCGGCCCGACCCGCTCCTGGCCGGCCTGCGGGTACCCGGCACGGGCGCGGCCACGGGCATGCACAGCGTGGGCGCCGCGCAGCACGACCAGGGCCACGACCTCGCCGACGTCGTGGGCCAGATCTCGGCGCGCACGGCGGTGGAGGTGGCCGCGGCGGGCGGGCACCACCTGTTCCTGGAAGGGCCGCCCGGTGCGGGCAAGACCATGCTGGCCGAACGGTTGCCGGCCGTCCTGCCCCGACTCGGCCGGCAGGAGTCGCTGGAGGTCACGGCGGTGCACTCGGTGGCCGGACTCCTGCCACCGGGCAAACCGCTGATCGACGTCGCGCCGTACTGCGCCCCGCACCACTCGGCCACGATGCAGGCGCTCGTCGGGGGCGGCCCGGGCGTCGCCCGGCCCGGAGCCGTCTCCCTCGCTCACCGGGGAGTGCTCTTCCTCGACGAGACCCCGGAGTTCAACAGCCAGGCCCTGGACGCCCTGCGACAGCCTTTGGAGTCGGGGCACGTGGTGATCGCGCGCAGCGCGGGCGTGGTGCGGTTTCCGGCGAGGTTCCTGATGGTGCTCGCGGCCAATCCGTGTCCGTGCGGTCGCTTCTCGCAGCGGGACAGCCTGTGCGAATGCCCGCCCTCGGCGATCCGCCGGTACCAGGCCCGGCTCTCGGGTCCGCTCCTGGACCGGGTCGATCTGCGGGTCGAGGTGGATCCGGTCAGCCGGGCCGAGCTCGCCCGGCGCGGTGCCGCCGGCGAGTCCACGACGACGGTCGCCGGCCGTGTCCTGGCCGCCCGTGAGCGGGCCGCGGCCCGGCTGGCGGGAACGCCGTGGCGCACCAACAGCGAGGTGCCCGGGCGGGAGCTGCGCAGCCGCTGGCACGCCGCGAGCGGTGCGATGGACGAGGCCGAGCGGAACCTGGAGCGGGGCGTGCTGACGGCCCGCGGTCTCGATCGCGTCCTGCGCGTGGCGTGGACCGTCGCCGACCTGGTCGGCCATGACCGGCCCGACGCGACGGACGTCGCCCTCGCACTGCAGCTGCGCACGGGGGTTCCGCGCGGCGTGCCGATGGCCATCGGGGCCCTGACGTGA
- a CDS encoding DUF2469 domain-containing protein: MSAEDLEKYETEMELKLYREYRDVVGLFKYVIETERRFYLTNDYEMQVHSVQGEVFFEVSMADAWVWDMYRPARFVKQVRVLTFKDVNIEELNKSDLELPGG; this comes from the coding sequence ATGAGCGCCGAGGACCTCGAGAAGTACGAGACCGAGATGGAGCTCAAGCTCTACCGGGAGTACCGCGATGTCGTCGGTCTGTTCAAATACGTGATCGAGACCGAGCGGCGCTTCTACCTGACCAACGACTACGAGATGCAGGTGCACTCGGTCCAGGGTGAGGTGTTCTTCGAGGTGTCCATGGCGGATGCCTGGGTCTGGGACATGTACCGGCCGGCCCGCTTCGTGAAGCAGGTCCGCGTCCTGACGTTCAAGGACGTGAACATCGAGGAGCTGAACAAGAGCGACCTCGAGCTGCCGGGCGGGTGA
- a CDS encoding YraN family protein — MSVGAGGGADMNAHRARSALGKYGETLAARRLAEAGMTVLERNWRCGRTGEIDIVARDGDVLVVCEVKTRRAGPFQHPMAAVTPLKADRLRGLAQRWTQEHGGAPPGGVRIDLIGVVLPRRGAPVVEHVRGVA; from the coding sequence GTGAGCGTTGGCGCCGGAGGTGGTGCCGACATGAACGCACATCGGGCACGCAGTGCACTCGGCAAGTACGGCGAGACGCTCGCCGCGCGGCGGCTGGCCGAGGCCGGAATGACGGTCCTGGAGCGCAACTGGCGCTGTGGCAGGACCGGAGAGATCGACATCGTGGCGCGGGACGGCGACGTCCTGGTCGTCTGCGAGGTGAAGACCCGCAGGGCGGGTCCCTTCCAGCACCCCATGGCGGCGGTCACGCCACTGAAGGCGGACCGCCTGCGCGGCCTGGCACAACGCTGGACGCAGGAGCACGGAGGCGCACCGCCCGGCGGAGTCCGCATCGACCTGATCGGCGTCGTCCTGCCCCGCCGCGGAGCGCCCGTGGTCGAGCACGTACGGGGGGTGGCCTGA
- the lepB gene encoding signal peptidase I, producing MDTEAQPTERDRSSRPSASEEISDTEGPEGRSRSAFPARITDWLPGGRISLTLLICLLFLLLLNAFVVKPFQIPSGSMENGLRIGDRVLVNRLAYRFGAEPQRGDVVVFDGTGYFGDADYIKRVVGVGGDHVVCCDKEGRIQVNGRSVDESTFLYPGDSPSTVPFDVVVPDGTLFVLGDHRGDSSDSRDHLGSPGGGMIPVGEVIGRADWIVWPYGHLARLHRTDAYARVPADRSAPEAKPTHGAGAHG from the coding sequence ATGGACACCGAAGCACAGCCGACGGAGCGCGACCGCTCCTCCCGCCCTTCCGCTTCCGAGGAGATCTCGGACACAGAGGGACCGGAGGGGCGGTCGCGTTCCGCGTTTCCGGCGCGGATCACGGACTGGCTTCCGGGCGGGCGGATCTCCCTCACCCTGCTGATCTGCCTGCTGTTTTTGCTGCTCCTCAACGCGTTCGTGGTGAAACCATTCCAGATTCCCAGCGGATCCATGGAGAACGGATTGAGGATCGGGGACCGCGTTCTCGTAAATAGGTTGGCGTACCGTTTCGGAGCCGAGCCGCAGCGCGGGGACGTGGTTGTGTTCGACGGCACCGGGTATTTCGGGGACGCCGACTACATCAAGCGCGTTGTGGGTGTAGGGGGAGACCACGTGGTCTGCTGTGACAAGGAGGGGAGGATCCAGGTGAACGGCCGGTCGGTCGACGAGTCGACGTTCCTGTACCCCGGCGACAGCCCGTCCACGGTGCCCTTCGACGTCGTCGTGCCCGACGGCACCCTGTTCGTCCTCGGCGACCATCGCGGCGACTCCAGCGACTCCCGCGACCACCTGGGCTCCCCGGGCGGCGGCATGATCCCCGTCGGCGAGGTGATCGGCCGCGCCGACTGGATCGTCTGGCCGTACGGGCATCTCGCCCGCCTGCACCGCACCGACGCCTACGCCCGTGTGCCCGCCGACCGGAGTGCTCCGGAGGCGAAGCCGACCCATGGGGCAGGCGCCCATGGGTAA
- the rpsP gene encoding 30S ribosomal protein S16, with translation MAVKIKLKRLGKIRSPHYRIVVADSRTRRDGRAIEEIGKYHPTYNPSVIEVDAERVAYWLGVGAQPTEPVLAILKKTGDWQKFKGEPAPAPLLVAEPKKARPSFEALGGDDEGKGEAITQKKKAEKKDEAAAESESTEA, from the coding sequence GTGGCAGTCAAGATCAAGCTGAAGCGTCTGGGCAAGATCCGTTCGCCTCACTACCGCATCGTCGTCGCCGACTCCCGCACCCGCCGTGACGGCCGTGCGATCGAGGAGATCGGCAAGTACCACCCGACGTACAACCCGTCGGTCATCGAGGTCGACGCCGAGCGCGTGGCGTACTGGCTCGGTGTCGGCGCCCAGCCGACCGAGCCCGTGCTCGCCATCCTGAAGAAGACCGGCGACTGGCAGAAGTTCAAGGGCGAGCCCGCCCCGGCCCCGCTGCTCGTCGCCGAGCCGAAGAAGGCGCGCCCGTCGTTCGAGGCCCTCGGTGGCGACGACGAGGGCAAGGGTGAGGCGATCACCCAGAAGAAGAAGGCTGAGAAGAAGGACGAGGCTGCCGCCGAGTCCGAGTCGACCGAGGCCTGA
- the lepB gene encoding signal peptidase I, giving the protein MGGESTTRTAPQSGGTSSGPVGSRTGQRLSGLAVALGLVLFLGGFAWGAVIYRPYTVPTSSMAPTIDAGDRVLAQRVDGDEVRRGDVVVFKDATWANAPVVKRVVAVGGDTVSCCTQGKLTVNGKQIDEPYLPEGSVAEITNFPTVTVPKGRLFLLGDERQGSLDSTAHLTDAASGTVARSAVSARVDAVVWPMDGMLKRPTGFEELGTLSQPGPLRTVVALIVAGGVLVLGGGAYGPIAKRTGGRGRTRTEPAGAR; this is encoded by the coding sequence ATGGGTGGCGAGAGCACGACGCGTACGGCCCCGCAAAGCGGTGGCACCAGCAGTGGCCCGGTGGGCAGCCGGACCGGACAGCGCTTGTCCGGACTGGCCGTCGCGCTGGGCCTTGTGCTGTTCCTGGGCGGCTTCGCCTGGGGAGCGGTGATCTACCGGCCGTACACCGTGCCCACCAGCTCCATGGCCCCGACGATCGACGCGGGCGACCGCGTGCTGGCGCAGCGCGTCGACGGCGACGAGGTCCGCCGTGGCGACGTCGTGGTCTTCAAGGACGCCACCTGGGCCAACGCGCCCGTGGTCAAGCGGGTGGTCGCCGTCGGCGGGGACACCGTCTCCTGCTGCACACAGGGCAAGCTGACCGTGAACGGCAAGCAGATCGACGAGCCGTACCTGCCCGAGGGCAGCGTGGCCGAGATCACGAACTTCCCGACGGTCACGGTCCCCAAGGGGCGGCTCTTCCTCCTCGGCGACGAACGCCAGGGCTCCCTGGACTCCACCGCCCACCTCACGGACGCCGCCAGCGGCACGGTGGCACGCAGCGCCGTCAGCGCCCGCGTCGACGCCGTCGTATGGCCCATGGACGGCATGCTGAAGCGCCCCACCGGCTTCGAGGAGCTCGGGACGCTCTCCCAGCCGGGCCCGCTGCGCACGGTGGTCGCGCTGATCGTGGCCGGAGGCGTACTCGTCCTCGGCGGTGGCGCGTACGGCCCCATCGCCAAGCGGACGGGCGGCCGCGGCCGCACCCGGACGGAGCCCGCAGGTGCCCGCTGA
- the lepB gene encoding signal peptidase I: protein MGNRGKPRGVPSSAADNLLPTGVRRAASPAGGRTRAERRKLQRKVKRKRRRSAVREIPLLVGVAVLIALVLKTFLVQAFVIPSGSMEQTIQIGDRVLVDKFTPWFGSEPQRGDVVVFKDPGGWLQDEQTTTQKDDPVVVKQVKEALTFIGLLPSDNEKDLIKRVVGVGGDRVKCCDSQGRVTVNGIPLNEDYLYPGNTPSNTQFDITVPQGRLWVMGDHRANSADSRSHQNTDYGGTVSLDGVVGRAMVIAWPFNHWNRLEEPTTYASVSDSVSGSTAARQLSHRVAPDDPNGTIQLPSPAELPLVMGVVGLRRVRGRQRHRVRSWRGGCGGWRTVRTRRRGAPRRPRGIRCPGRGQRRDLRE from the coding sequence ATGGGTAACCGCGGCAAACCACGCGGCGTCCCCAGCAGTGCCGCCGACAACCTCCTGCCCACGGGTGTCCGGCGTGCCGCCAGCCCGGCCGGCGGCCGCACCCGCGCCGAGCGGCGCAAGCTGCAGCGCAAGGTCAAGCGAAAGCGCAGGCGCTCCGCCGTCAGGGAGATACCGCTCCTCGTCGGCGTCGCGGTCCTCATCGCCCTCGTCCTGAAGACCTTCCTCGTCCAGGCCTTCGTGATCCCGTCCGGCTCCATGGAGCAGACGATCCAGATCGGCGACCGCGTCCTGGTCGACAAGTTCACCCCGTGGTTCGGCTCCGAGCCGCAGCGCGGGGACGTCGTCGTGTTCAAGGACCCGGGCGGCTGGCTGCAGGACGAGCAGACCACCACCCAGAAGGACGACCCCGTCGTCGTCAAGCAGGTCAAGGAGGCGCTCACCTTCATCGGCCTGCTGCCGTCCGACAACGAGAAGGACCTCATCAAACGGGTGGTCGGCGTCGGCGGGGACCGCGTCAAGTGCTGTGACTCGCAAGGGCGAGTCACCGTCAACGGCATTCCCCTGAACGAGGACTATCTGTATCCCGGCAACACGCCGTCCAACACGCAGTTCGACATCACCGTCCCGCAGGGACGGCTGTGGGTGATGGGCGACCACCGGGCCAACTCCGCGGACTCCCGCTCGCACCAGAACACCGACTACGGCGGCACCGTCTCCCTGGACGGGGTGGTGGGCCGCGCCATGGTCATCGCCTGGCCCTTCAACCACTGGAACAGGTTGGAGGAGCCGACAACCTACGCTTCCGTGTCCGACTCGGTGTCCGGGTCGACCGCGGCCCGCCAACTGTCGCATAGGGTTGCTCCCGACGATCCGAACGGAACTATCCAACTCCCGAGCCCTGCGGAACTCCCGCTCGTTATGGGAGTGGTGGGCCTGCGCCGTGTACGGGGCAGGCAGCGGCACAGAGTAAGGAGTTGGCGTGGGGGATGTGGCGGTTGGCGCACGGTCCGGACACGACGGCGAGGAGCACCGCGGCGGCCCCGCGGAATCCGCTGTCCCGGCCGCGGACAGCGCCGTGACCTCCGGGAGTGA